A genome region from Neptunomonas japonica JAMM 1380 includes the following:
- a CDS encoding GNAT family N-acetyltransferase, whose amino-acid sequence MNLIKYSPDKAKDIADLFYASVHAIDSSIYSNEQKDAWASTPINYSEWAKRLERKKPYLLVIKGEVAGFIELESDGHIDCAYVAPKFQRKGVATKLLKHVMSVAKNVGLKQLYVEASIVAKPFFEKAGFLIENENQVIRHNIVLINYSMRMKI is encoded by the coding sequence ATGAACCTTATTAAATACTCGCCAGATAAAGCTAAAGACATAGCAGATCTATTTTATGCGTCGGTACATGCGATTGACTCTTCAATTTACTCTAACGAACAAAAAGATGCTTGGGCTTCCACGCCTATTAACTACAGTGAATGGGCAAAGAGACTTGAACGCAAAAAACCCTACCTGCTTGTCATTAAAGGTGAAGTCGCAGGTTTTATCGAATTAGAATCAGATGGGCATATAGATTGCGCTTATGTTGCACCCAAATTCCAGAGAAAAGGCGTCGCTACAAAGCTACTCAAGCACGTAATGAGTGTTGCTAAAAATGTAGGCTTAAAGCAGCTCTATGTAGAGGCATCCATTGTTGCAAAACCCTTTTTTGAAAAGGCAGGATTTTTAATAGAAAATGAGAATCAAGTTATTAGACATAATATAGTATTGATAAATTACTCAATGCGCATGAAAATTTAG
- a CDS encoding diguanylate cyclase domain-containing protein, which translates to MKNQNRRIYLVYLLVGIAMLTSVVGFVLIDRHYQQVAVDQARMNAETVTSLVDNARRAYSKVLSELKSQTRLVTAHDHAINDGVIPNPATFSIELAKSVSSVKQRVWMYSYHPFPWRKDTAVPKNDHETEALAQLTASPKEPYIRILNEGPEKKFFYAKAIVMNDASCVDCHNNHPDSVKVSWKIGDTRAVLATVSSLKYEQKFSLWFIFGFISFLSLFCVALYLKKNQEWLLSEIAGRTDPLTKIPNRISINEQINQQFNHHKETHKALGVMMIDIDNFKDINDNYGHDIGDKCIIAVANALSAELRTNNDYVARWGGEEFLVLLHDTNIEAAKAVANRLLNTVHRKKITKHNLLVTFSIGIVVASPHQVNSCEEMIQQADQALLKAKAVGKNCYVMNENK; encoded by the coding sequence ATGAAAAATCAGAACCGACGGATATATTTGGTTTATTTACTTGTTGGTATTGCCATGCTTACCAGTGTGGTAGGTTTTGTTCTTATCGACAGGCACTACCAACAGGTGGCTGTTGATCAAGCCAGGATGAATGCAGAAACTGTTACCAGCTTGGTTGATAATGCACGCCGTGCCTACAGTAAAGTGTTGAGTGAGTTAAAGTCGCAGACACGTTTAGTCACGGCGCATGATCATGCGATAAATGACGGTGTAATTCCCAACCCTGCCACCTTTAGTATTGAACTTGCGAAAAGTGTTAGTAGTGTCAAGCAACGAGTATGGATGTATAGCTACCATCCTTTTCCGTGGCGCAAGGATACCGCAGTTCCAAAAAACGATCATGAAACAGAAGCGCTTGCTCAGTTAACCGCTAGCCCGAAAGAACCTTACATCCGCATTTTGAATGAAGGGCCAGAGAAAAAGTTTTTTTATGCCAAAGCCATTGTCATGAACGATGCCAGCTGTGTTGATTGTCATAATAATCACCCTGACAGCGTAAAAGTTTCTTGGAAGATCGGTGATACCAGAGCGGTACTAGCAACAGTCTCTAGTCTGAAGTACGAGCAAAAGTTCTCTCTGTGGTTCATCTTTGGGTTTATCAGTTTTCTGTCTTTATTTTGTGTTGCCTTGTATCTCAAGAAGAATCAGGAGTGGCTGTTAAGTGAAATAGCTGGGCGTACGGACCCCTTAACAAAAATACCGAATAGAATTTCTATTAACGAACAGATCAACCAGCAATTTAATCATCATAAAGAAACCCACAAAGCGCTGGGTGTGATGATGATCGATATTGATAATTTCAAAGATATCAACGATAACTACGGCCATGATATTGGCGATAAATGTATTATTGCTGTAGCTAATGCATTAAGCGCAGAGTTACGAACTAATAACGACTATGTCGCACGCTGGGGAGGGGAGGAGTTTTTGGTATTGTTACATGATACTAATATTGAAGCGGCTAAAGCTGTGGCAAATCGCTTGTTAAATACGGTCCATAGGAAAAAAATAACCAAGCATAATTTATTAGTCACTTTCAGTATTGGTATTGTAGTTGCCAGCCCCCATCAGGTTAACTCTTGTGAAGAGATGATCCAGCAAGCTGATCAGGCTTTGCTAAAGGCGAAGGCGGTTGGGAAAAACTGTTATGTAATGAATGAAAACAAATAG
- a CDS encoding OsmC domain/YcaO domain-containing protein: protein MEIKVNFLENLRLEAKFDDFTVTADQPIRYKGDGSAPSPFDYFLASSALCAAYFVRVYCLARDIPTDDIKLSQNNIVDPENRYNQVFQIQVELPESISDRDREGILRSIDRCTVKKVVQEGPEFKIEPVDSLDEDATLMSLGRPDGDTNTTIIGKDLPLEKTIANMTAILADLGIKIEIASWRNIVPNVWSLHIREAASPMCFTNGKGASKDSALCSALGEYIERASFNFFYNDQFFGEDICNSKFVHYPDEKWFKAGPDDALPEGLMDEACLEIYNPDDELRASNLIDTNSGLIERGICALPYVRQSDQQTVYFPSNLIENLFLSNGMSAGNNIHEAKVQCLSEIFERAVKRQIIEEEIVLPDVPQEVLEQYPHILEGIKGLEANGFPVVVKDASLGGVFPVMCVTLMNPKTGGVFASFGAHPSFEVALERSLTELLQGRSFEGLNDVPPPTFNSMAVTEPNNFVEHFIDSTGIISWKFFSAKHDYDFCEWDFSGTTEEETSNLMNILADLGKEVYIAVHDDLGAAACRILVPAYSEIYPVEDLIWDNTNKALYFREDILNIHSLDDDELTDLVERLEESELDNYTDIKTLIGIEFDENTVWGQLDIGELKILIYLALEQYEEASELVQDYMNFNNNTATRGLFYQAINVVLDIVLDEELDLDDYLPNLVRMYGADTMANVVGSVSGEVKFYGLTKTSMKLEGLDKHLRLIESYKKLHKAREAGMSR from the coding sequence ATGGAAATCAAAGTAAATTTTTTAGAAAATCTTAGACTCGAAGCAAAGTTTGATGATTTCACTGTCACCGCAGATCAGCCTATCCGCTATAAAGGTGATGGCTCTGCACCGAGTCCGTTTGATTACTTTTTAGCTTCGTCGGCGCTTTGTGCGGCATATTTTGTGCGAGTTTATTGTTTAGCGCGAGATATTCCAACAGATGATATTAAGCTCTCACAAAACAACATTGTTGATCCTGAAAATAGATACAACCAAGTATTTCAAATACAGGTTGAACTCCCTGAGAGCATTTCTGATCGAGACCGTGAAGGAATTCTGCGGTCCATTGACCGTTGTACGGTTAAAAAAGTGGTTCAAGAAGGCCCTGAGTTTAAAATTGAGCCCGTGGATAGTCTAGATGAAGATGCAACGCTAATGAGCCTTGGGCGGCCTGATGGCGATACTAATACAACGATTATTGGCAAAGATCTTCCGCTAGAAAAAACCATTGCCAACATGACAGCGATTTTGGCTGATCTTGGAATTAAGATTGAAATTGCTTCGTGGAGAAATATTGTCCCGAATGTTTGGTCGCTACATATTCGTGAGGCGGCTTCACCGATGTGTTTTACCAACGGTAAAGGCGCAAGCAAAGACAGCGCACTATGTTCAGCACTTGGTGAGTATATTGAGCGTGCTAGTTTTAACTTCTTTTATAACGACCAATTCTTTGGCGAAGATATTTGTAACAGCAAGTTCGTTCATTATCCTGATGAGAAATGGTTCAAAGCAGGTCCAGACGATGCTTTACCTGAGGGCTTGATGGATGAAGCATGTCTTGAAATCTACAATCCCGATGATGAGCTGAGAGCGTCTAATCTAATTGATACAAACTCGGGTCTTATTGAGCGTGGCATTTGTGCGCTACCTTATGTTCGCCAGTCTGACCAACAAACCGTCTATTTTCCCTCTAACCTGATCGAGAATTTATTTCTTAGTAACGGCATGAGTGCAGGCAATAATATTCACGAAGCCAAGGTTCAGTGCCTTTCAGAAATATTTGAACGTGCTGTAAAAAGGCAAATCATCGAAGAAGAAATTGTCTTGCCTGATGTTCCGCAAGAGGTACTAGAGCAATACCCACATATTCTTGAAGGCATAAAAGGGTTAGAGGCAAACGGTTTCCCCGTTGTCGTGAAAGATGCGTCTTTAGGTGGCGTCTTCCCTGTGATGTGTGTCACCTTAATGAACCCTAAAACGGGCGGTGTTTTTGCCTCGTTTGGTGCTCATCCAAGCTTTGAAGTGGCTTTAGAGCGTAGCTTAACCGAGCTTCTGCAAGGTCGCAGCTTTGAAGGACTAAATGATGTGCCACCGCCTACTTTTAATAGCATGGCAGTCACTGAACCGAATAATTTCGTTGAACACTTTATTGATTCAACAGGCATCATCTCTTGGAAGTTCTTTAGCGCTAAGCATGATTATGATTTCTGCGAGTGGGATTTTTCAGGCACGACAGAGGAAGAAACAAGTAACCTCATGAACATCTTAGCTGATCTAGGCAAAGAGGTTTATATAGCGGTGCATGATGATTTAGGCGCTGCAGCCTGCAGAATTTTAGTACCTGCATATTCAGAGATCTACCCTGTTGAAGATCTTATCTGGGATAACACCAACAAAGCACTGTATTTCAGAGAAGATATCTTAAACATTCACTCACTAGATGATGACGAACTGACGGATTTAGTTGAACGCTTAGAAGAGAGTGAGCTTGATAACTACACTGACATTAAAACGCTCATTGGAATTGAGTTCGATGAAAACACTGTTTGGGGCCAGCTCGATATCGGTGAGCTTAAAATTCTTATTTATTTAGCGCTTGAACAGTATGAAGAGGCCAGTGAGCTTGTTCAAGATTACATGAATTTCAACAATAACACGGCGACTCGCGGCTTATTCTATCAAGCGATCAATGTTGTTCTGGATATTGTTTTGGATGAAGAGTTAGATCTTGATGACTATTTGCCAAACTTGGTAAGAATGTATGGCGCCGATACGATGGCAAATGTCGTAGGGTCTGTTTCAGGTGAAGTTAAATTTTATGGCTTAACCAAGACCAGTATGAAGCTTGAAGGGCTTGATAAGCACTTAAGGTTGATCGAGAGCTATAAGAAACTCCATAAGGCAAGAGAAGCCGGGATGTCGCGTTAA
- a CDS encoding peptidylprolyl isomerase yields the protein MARAGARHILVKTKAQADALKQQLAKGADFAALAKKHSTCNSAKKGGDLGEFSPGTMLKAFDNVVFKKALLTVHGPVKTKFGFHLIETIYRD from the coding sequence ATGGCCAGAGCAGGCGCGCGACATATATTAGTGAAAACCAAGGCTCAAGCTGATGCGCTAAAACAGCAGTTGGCTAAAGGGGCCGACTTTGCAGCCCTCGCTAAAAAGCATTCCACATGTAATTCTGCAAAGAAGGGCGGAGATCTTGGAGAATTTTCTCCTGGCACGATGCTAAAAGCATTTGATAATGTAGTTTTTAAGAAAGCCTTGCTAACCGTACATGGACCAGTGAAAACCAAGTTTGGATTTCACTTGATAGAAACAATTTACCGTGACTAA
- a CDS encoding DUF523 domain-containing protein, with protein MRADKLENFIRMKKILVSACFLGQKVRYDGQHSLLEHTQIKQWQEEGRIVHFCPEMAGGLPTPRLPAEITSRHPVMVVNIEGEDVTPQFLHGAELAVEKVKEAGACCALLKSRSPSCGNRETYNGKFNDTLTPGSGVTASELQRHGIPVFNEREIGQLIEFIAMQETPEVLHPEER; from the coding sequence ATGCGCGCAGACAAACTCGAGAACTTTATAAGAATGAAAAAAATACTCGTGAGTGCCTGCTTTTTAGGTCAAAAAGTTAGATATGATGGCCAACACAGCTTGCTCGAACACACTCAGATTAAACAGTGGCAAGAAGAAGGACGCATTGTTCATTTTTGTCCAGAGATGGCAGGCGGTTTACCGACCCCTCGTTTACCTGCAGAAATAACGTCTCGACACCCAGTAATGGTTGTAAACATTGAAGGAGAAGATGTAACTCCTCAGTTTTTACATGGTGCAGAACTAGCCGTAGAAAAGGTAAAAGAAGCAGGGGCATGTTGTGCCCTACTCAAAAGCCGAAGCCCTTCTTGTGGTAACCGCGAAACCTACAATGGTAAATTTAATGACACATTAACACCGGGCAGCGGTGTCACTGCGTCGGAACTTCAGCGCCATGGGATCCCTGTTTTCAATGAAAGAGAAATTGGTCAATTGATCGAGTTCATTGCGATGCAAGAAACACCTGAAGTGCTTCATCCGGAAGAACGATAA
- a CDS encoding CaiB/BaiF CoA transferase family protein, whose amino-acid sequence MTRPLEGLKVLDFSTLLPGPYATMLIADMGADVLRIESPSRPDLVRLMEPQIGGQSAAFEYLNRGKRSLAMNLKKPQSLEVIHALLADHDIVVEQFRPGVMSRLGLGYEQLCKINPRIIYCSITGYGQSGPYRDRAGHDINYLALSGIAASSGKKSIGPLLSGVQIADVAAGSQPAVMAILAAVIQRSRTGKGQHIDIAMSDQCMALQPLMMPSVINGQAPINAEEHFLNGAGLYDYYATADNRYMAVGSLEPQFRKVLVQALGHPEWMDSDDVFLKEHLSEAFAQETQACWSERFADLDACVEPVLAMDEALVHPHAVARELMSESPSGVKQVKPTPSLAGMSNRSVESAPLCGQNNQETLLSLGYTSEQIEAFGAEGLFI is encoded by the coding sequence TTGACTCGACCATTAGAAGGGCTAAAAGTACTCGATTTTTCAACCTTGTTACCGGGGCCATACGCAACCATGTTAATCGCTGACATGGGTGCAGATGTTTTGCGTATTGAATCTCCATCGCGCCCAGATTTAGTGCGGTTAATGGAGCCTCAAATCGGTGGACAGTCCGCCGCGTTTGAGTATTTAAATCGTGGTAAACGTTCCTTAGCAATGAATCTTAAAAAACCTCAAAGTCTTGAGGTTATTCATGCATTGCTAGCTGATCACGATATTGTTGTTGAACAATTTCGCCCCGGTGTAATGTCTCGCTTAGGCTTAGGGTATGAGCAGCTCTGCAAAATAAACCCTCGCATTATTTACTGTTCAATTACTGGGTATGGACAGTCCGGACCTTATCGAGACCGCGCGGGTCACGATATTAACTACCTTGCATTGAGTGGTATCGCTGCATCATCGGGTAAAAAGTCAATTGGTCCATTGTTATCGGGTGTTCAAATAGCCGATGTGGCAGCAGGGTCACAGCCGGCAGTAATGGCTATTCTTGCTGCTGTGATTCAGCGCTCTAGAACGGGTAAAGGGCAGCATATTGATATTGCTATGAGTGATCAGTGTATGGCGTTACAGCCCCTAATGATGCCCAGTGTTATTAACGGGCAAGCCCCAATCAATGCAGAAGAACACTTTCTTAACGGTGCTGGTTTATATGATTACTACGCGACAGCCGATAATCGTTATATGGCAGTCGGCAGTTTAGAACCTCAGTTTCGTAAAGTACTTGTTCAAGCGTTGGGGCATCCCGAGTGGATGGACAGTGATGATGTTTTTCTTAAAGAACACCTTAGCGAAGCTTTTGCTCAAGAAACTCAAGCATGTTGGAGTGAACGTTTTGCAGACCTAGACGCCTGTGTTGAGCCCGTCTTAGCTATGGACGAAGCGCTAGTTCATCCTCATGCAGTGGCTCGCGAACTAATGAGTGAAAGCCCCTCTGGTGTTAAGCAGGTTAAACCGACGCCTTCGTTAGCAGGTATGAGTAATCGTTCAGTTGAATCAGCTCCTTTGTGCGGTCAAAACAATCAAGAAACTCTTCTCAGCTTAGGCTATACGAGTGAGCAGATTGAGGCTTTTGGTGCTGAGGGTTTATTTATATAA
- a CDS encoding AMP-binding protein, with the protein MSRKEYQSFYENFTPALIEEQLTGSFKDGFNVCEEICDRWATTDRVGLFYEGLKRPASQYTYAELQEKSARFANFLHSNGIGKGDRVAALLPRTPDLMIVILGALRVGAVYQPLFTAFASGAIAYRMDMANTKLIVTDEYNRHKLDAVKACPTIVIADLISGQSARTGSDDLSLTDELARQSDQFEPVRIGANEPFLQMFTSGTVGKAKGVAVPVRAILSFYVYMKYAIGLRSDDVYWNVADPGWAYGLYYAVIGPLLLGNGTHFNENEFTSESTYQMVRKYGITNIAASPTAYRMLMANDNELTECSSLGLRVASSAGEPLNPAIISWAKRRLGCLVMDHYGQTETGMTCCNYSDLEQPCVRMGSMGFSLPGHRVVVLNTQYEEVNKDEFGQLAVDVENSPLFFFHGYTWDEKEPFKGRYYLTGDVAVSHGDGSYSFIGRDDDIITTAGYRVGPTNIESSLLEHEAVAESGVVGKPNTSYGAIIKAYVVLKPSFGASLELEDDLKHRICERLSSHDSPCEIEFINELPKTTSGKIQRFILRHQARDEV; encoded by the coding sequence ATGAGCAGAAAGGAATATCAGTCATTTTATGAAAACTTTACACCTGCATTAATTGAAGAGCAGCTTACTGGTAGCTTCAAGGATGGTTTTAATGTATGTGAAGAAATATGTGATCGCTGGGCAACGACAGACCGTGTTGGCTTGTTCTATGAAGGACTGAAGCGGCCTGCTAGCCAGTATACTTATGCAGAGTTACAAGAAAAGTCAGCTAGATTTGCCAATTTCTTACATTCAAACGGTATAGGTAAAGGTGATCGTGTAGCTGCATTATTGCCGCGCACACCGGATTTAATGATTGTTATTCTTGGTGCATTACGCGTGGGTGCGGTTTATCAACCGCTTTTTACTGCCTTTGCTTCAGGCGCCATCGCCTATCGTATGGATATGGCTAATACAAAACTGATTGTTACGGATGAGTATAATCGTCATAAATTAGACGCCGTTAAAGCGTGTCCGACGATTGTGATAGCTGATTTGATATCAGGTCAAAGTGCTAGGACGGGCAGTGATGATTTATCATTAACTGATGAGCTCGCTCGGCAATCAGATCAATTTGAGCCTGTGCGGATTGGAGCAAATGAACCTTTTTTGCAAATGTTTACCTCCGGCACTGTAGGCAAAGCTAAAGGCGTCGCTGTACCTGTGCGCGCTATTTTGTCTTTTTATGTGTATATGAAGTATGCCATAGGTTTGCGCTCTGATGATGTGTATTGGAATGTGGCCGATCCTGGCTGGGCCTACGGTTTGTACTATGCGGTTATTGGGCCTTTGTTGCTTGGCAATGGTACGCACTTTAATGAAAACGAGTTTACCTCTGAATCCACTTATCAGATGGTTCGCAAATACGGTATTACTAACATAGCGGCGTCTCCTACTGCTTATCGTATGTTGATGGCCAATGATAATGAGTTAACGGAGTGTAGTTCATTAGGACTTAGAGTTGCGAGCAGTGCGGGCGAGCCTTTAAATCCTGCCATTATCAGTTGGGCTAAACGCCGATTGGGGTGTCTTGTTATGGATCACTACGGGCAGACTGAAACGGGAATGACATGCTGTAATTATAGTGATCTTGAGCAACCCTGCGTACGAATGGGCTCCATGGGTTTTTCTCTTCCAGGCCATCGTGTTGTTGTTTTAAATACTCAGTATGAAGAAGTTAATAAGGATGAATTTGGTCAGCTTGCAGTTGATGTAGAAAACTCTCCGCTGTTCTTTTTTCATGGATATACGTGGGATGAAAAAGAACCGTTTAAGGGACGTTATTATCTAACAGGCGATGTGGCCGTTAGTCACGGCGATGGGAGCTATTCGTTTATTGGCCGTGATGATGACATCATCACGACGGCGGGCTACCGTGTTGGTCCTACCAACATAGAAAGTTCATTGCTTGAGCATGAGGCGGTTGCTGAATCGGGTGTTGTAGGTAAACCTAACACTTCTTATGGCGCTATTATTAAAGCTTATGTCGTGCTTAAGCCTAGCTTTGGTGCCTCACTAGAGCTTGAAGATGATTTAAAACACCGAATATGTGAGCGTTTATCCTCTCACGATTCTCCCTGTGAAATTGAGTTCATTAACGAGCTTCCCAAAACTACCAGCGGAAAAATTCAACGCTTTATTTTACGCCATCAAGCACGTGACGAAGTTTAG
- a CDS encoding PaaI family thioesterase, producing the protein MSASLVEAKRVFDSAPFIASLGCHLDTLGSGVCHSHIVLAEKHQQQDGYVHAGVQATLADHTAGTAAVTLIEEGQRVLTAEFKINLLRAATGELLICRSSVLKPGRMLIIAESEIYTKQVGSADDCSLVLVAKATVTLAVTNK; encoded by the coding sequence ATGAGCGCCTCTCTTGTTGAAGCAAAGCGCGTTTTTGATAGCGCCCCTTTTATCGCATCCTTGGGTTGTCATCTCGATACATTAGGCAGTGGGGTTTGTCATAGCCATATTGTGTTGGCAGAAAAGCACCAGCAACAAGATGGCTATGTGCATGCCGGTGTGCAAGCAACGTTAGCAGACCATACCGCAGGGACAGCCGCTGTCACCTTGATCGAAGAGGGGCAGCGTGTGCTTACTGCTGAGTTTAAAATTAATTTATTGCGTGCAGCAACAGGTGAACTATTGATCTGCCGTAGTAGTGTTTTAAAACCCGGCAGAATGTTAATTATTGCGGAATCTGAAATATACACCAAACAAGTAGGAAGCGCGGATGACTGTTCTCTTGTTTTAGTAGCAAAAGCAACAGTCACGTTAGCTGTAACCAATAAGTAA
- a CDS encoding PaaI family thioesterase codes for MAQVMNFEEMQAFLAEQFPQGNQYGVLESLGDGWAEMRLPIDDQHLRPGGTVSGPAMMALADVAMYAALLSKIGPVALAVTINLNINFLRRPKADMDIIARAETLKVGKRLGVGEVYITSRGETDPVAHVTLTYSIPEQ; via the coding sequence ATGGCACAAGTAATGAATTTTGAGGAAATGCAAGCATTCTTAGCTGAGCAGTTTCCGCAGGGTAATCAATATGGTGTGCTTGAGAGTTTAGGAGATGGATGGGCAGAAATGCGCTTGCCAATTGATGATCAACACTTAAGGCCCGGCGGTACCGTCTCTGGACCGGCCATGATGGCATTGGCAGATGTGGCTATGTATGCCGCGCTACTCAGCAAAATAGGCCCTGTTGCATTAGCGGTAACGATTAACTTGAATATTAATTTTTTACGTCGTCCTAAAGCTGATATGGATATCATTGCGCGGGCTGAAACATTGAAAGTGGGTAAGCGTCTAGGTGTTGGGGAGGTATATATTACTTCTCGTGGAGAAACCGACCCTGTTGCCCATGTCACGCTTACTTATTCGATTCCGGAGCAATAA
- a CDS encoding alpha/beta fold hydrolase translates to MTVFWSNQLLDMGHGMMLSIRIGKHAQQNIQRPVLVLLHEALGCIAMWKDIPEQLAAETGCDVVVYERQGYGLSSEITLPRDDDYLVEEGEIWLPRLIDKLGLNRVILIGHSDGGSVALIGAATSASKVVGVITEAAHIYIDHLTTAGIKEAVERYQDTNLKDKLARYHGERTDLLFRAWHETWLRERKSPMNLRPWLPRIECPALIIQGQDDCYGVREQVTDICTGIGARAEPLFLPKCGHVPHFEARESLISAVVKFVDINS, encoded by the coding sequence ATGACCGTCTTTTGGAGCAATCAGCTGCTGGATATGGGGCATGGAATGATGCTTTCTATACGCATAGGTAAGCATGCACAGCAAAACATTCAACGGCCTGTGCTTGTGCTCCTGCATGAGGCGCTGGGTTGTATTGCTATGTGGAAGGATATACCCGAGCAACTAGCTGCTGAAACTGGTTGTGATGTTGTGGTATATGAGCGTCAAGGGTATGGCTTGTCTTCTGAGATAACGTTACCCAGAGATGATGATTATCTAGTTGAGGAGGGGGAAATATGGTTACCTCGGCTAATAGATAAGCTTGGACTAAACAGAGTAATTCTTATTGGTCATAGTGATGGAGGGTCAGTCGCTTTAATTGGTGCAGCTACGTCTGCGAGTAAAGTGGTCGGTGTCATTACAGAAGCGGCGCACATATATATTGATCACCTAACGACAGCAGGTATCAAAGAGGCGGTTGAACGCTATCAAGACACTAATTTGAAAGATAAGCTGGCAAGGTATCATGGCGAACGAACCGACCTGCTGTTTCGCGCTTGGCATGAAACATGGTTACGTGAACGCAAGTCCCCTATGAATCTACGGCCTTGGTTGCCTCGTATAGAGTGTCCGGCATTGATTATTCAAGGGCAGGATGACTGTTACGGAGTAAGGGAGCAGGTCACCGATATTTGTACAGGGATTGGTGCGCGAGCAGAACCTCTTTTCTTACCTAAGTGTGGTCATGTTCCACACTTTGAGGCAAGAGAAAGTTTGATTTCAGCCGTCGTTAAATTTGTTGATATTAACAGTTAA
- a CDS encoding response regulator transcription factor, with the protein MTQRASGTVFIVDDDNDFRDSMKWLLESDNFHVIGFDSAQDFLNRYNGDMGCMLLDVRMPEINGLALQQIMIERDIKLPIIVISGHGDIPMAVNAMKNGALDFIEKPFDDEVLLRLVELGLQRATEMFKSNNARAQSRNNYDSLSKREKEVMSLVVSGKSNREIAESLGISPKTVEVHRARVMSKMRAASLPDLVQQANRLNIT; encoded by the coding sequence ATGACACAACGAGCAAGCGGTACTGTATTTATTGTCGACGATGATAATGATTTCAGAGATTCAATGAAGTGGTTACTTGAATCAGATAACTTCCATGTAATTGGTTTTGATTCTGCTCAAGATTTTTTGAATCGCTACAACGGTGATATGGGTTGTATGCTGCTTGATGTACGCATGCCCGAAATAAACGGCTTAGCCCTCCAACAGATCATGATTGAAAGAGATATTAAACTTCCCATTATCGTTATCAGTGGGCATGGCGATATACCGATGGCAGTCAATGCCATGAAGAATGGCGCTCTGGACTTTATTGAAAAGCCATTTGATGACGAGGTTTTATTAAGGTTAGTAGAGCTTGGCCTACAACGCGCCACTGAAATGTTCAAAAGCAACAACGCCCGTGCTCAATCACGTAATAACTATGACTCTTTGAGTAAGCGTGAAAAAGAGGTAATGTCACTGGTTGTTAGTGGAAAATCGAACCGCGAAATTGCCGAATCCTTAGGCATCAGCCCAAAAACTGTTGAAGTACATCGGGCGCGTGTCATGAGCAAGATGCGAGCCGCTAGCTTGCCTGATCTCGTTCAGCAAGCTAACCGTCTTAATATCACTTAA